One Sediminicola sp. YIK13 DNA segment encodes these proteins:
- a CDS encoding thiol-activated cytolysin family protein, giving the protein MRTITTILTKVTPNWQVRPVLLLILLLSLLFITACSKDEAGTKDPIAEDPESELTFAQVVAVGGEFEVFPKSRTTESVATSTPVNVDYERVEEGGEEITERSVCVTKTVSALDGNGQFPLFNSNADVIFPGNLLQGKTLSDATPKPIVVGRAGGTISYNLNNGNLSSTFTVDEVKKSTIQNGMNNIIASAGDVVPANFQVDIVQIESESQMALEMGIEVETFTTKVEGNMSFSTEKEYNRTLVKVNQSYYTMSFDLPTSLDQIFGENVTPEQLETYIQADNPATFISSVTYGRIFYMLIESTSSREEMQASLKVTYDAAAINGSGSLDVETFNSLKEVKIKAIAYGGDAEGSFQLLGETSIAAIANKIGAGTDIRAGLPLSYVVRSVERPDQVVGTKLATEYDIVTCEVKGILPPDVYRPLVDLFEDGIGAAFQLSGTSIVVYNKAGNKYAYYDIGSGSTPIVWDVENAEGLITSNFISTGNVGAAIRWRSDIIYLFNMDGTQFKKFRYNPSNFPLTSQNNGPIGTIEETSNEVPRIFSTSQEYAEDLRLLPGSSFPFANDGIDAAIQTFNDGKDLATHIYFANDGKSSAVLLDATPVELESIFGYTWQWFAPKLTSDFLDGKSFNSIGAATKVDFGGDTQDEIYFNGEGSQMIIYNDNGVSGPFFIN; this is encoded by the coding sequence ATGAGAACAATCACAACTATTTTAACCAAAGTAACCCCAAACTGGCAAGTTAGGCCCGTTTTGCTCCTAATACTCTTGTTGAGTCTTCTTTTTATTACAGCATGTAGTAAAGATGAAGCAGGCACAAAAGACCCTATTGCTGAAGATCCTGAAAGCGAACTTACCTTTGCGCAAGTAGTTGCTGTAGGTGGTGAATTTGAGGTTTTCCCTAAATCCAGAACAACAGAATCCGTTGCTACATCGACACCAGTGAATGTGGATTATGAAAGAGTCGAAGAGGGAGGTGAAGAAATCACAGAACGATCCGTTTGTGTTACTAAAACAGTAAGTGCACTAGATGGTAATGGACAGTTTCCGTTATTTAACAGCAATGCAGATGTCATTTTCCCTGGGAATTTATTACAGGGAAAAACCTTATCCGATGCAACACCAAAACCAATCGTTGTTGGACGTGCTGGGGGAACTATTTCATATAATCTTAATAATGGGAATCTAAGTTCTACATTTACTGTAGATGAGGTGAAAAAGAGTACTATTCAAAATGGTATGAATAATATCATTGCAAGTGCTGGAGACGTAGTTCCGGCTAATTTTCAAGTTGATATTGTTCAAATTGAATCTGAAAGCCAAATGGCGCTAGAAATGGGTATTGAAGTAGAAACATTTACCACAAAAGTGGAAGGGAATATGTCATTTAGTACCGAAAAAGAATATAACAGAACCTTAGTGAAAGTAAATCAGTCGTATTATACCATGAGTTTTGATTTACCAACTAGCCTGGATCAAATTTTTGGGGAAAATGTAACACCCGAACAACTTGAAACATATATACAGGCTGATAATCCAGCTACCTTTATTTCTTCAGTTACCTATGGCCGTATATTTTATATGTTGATAGAATCTACATCAAGTCGTGAAGAAATGCAAGCAAGTTTAAAAGTAACCTACGATGCTGCTGCTATAAATGGTTCTGGCTCTTTAGATGTGGAGACTTTTAATTCGCTAAAAGAAGTGAAAATTAAAGCAATTGCCTATGGTGGTGATGCAGAAGGTTCTTTTCAACTTCTCGGAGAAACATCGATAGCTGCTATCGCGAATAAAATTGGAGCAGGTACAGATATTAGAGCGGGCCTACCTTTATCATATGTGGTTAGAAGTGTAGAACGCCCAGATCAGGTAGTAGGCACAAAATTAGCAACTGAGTATGATATTGTAACCTGTGAAGTAAAAGGAATTTTACCCCCAGATGTGTATAGACCATTGGTTGATCTTTTTGAAGATGGAATCGGCGCTGCTTTTCAATTATCTGGTACCAGTATCGTGGTATACAATAAAGCAGGAAATAAATATGCGTACTATGACATTGGTAGTGGTAGTACTCCAATTGTTTGGGATGTAGAGAATGCAGAGGGGTTAATAACTTCAAATTTTATTAGTACTGGAAATGTTGGCGCAGCAATTCGCTGGAGGAGTGATATCATCTATTTATTTAATATGGACGGCACTCAATTTAAAAAATTTAGATACAATCCTTCAAATTTCCCGCTTACTTCTCAAAATAATGGTCCAATTGGTACCATAGAAGAAACTTCTAATGAAGTACCTAGAATTTTTAGTACATCTCAGGAATATGCAGAGGATCTTAGGCTTTTGCCTGGCTCTAGCTTCCCGTTTGCCAATGATGGTATAGACGCTGCAATTCAAACCTTTAATGATGGAAAAGACCTTGCGACACATATTTATTTTGCAAACGATGGAAAGTCGTCTGCCGTTCTTCTAGACGCTACTCCAGTAGAGTTAGAATCTATTTTTGGATATACATGGCAATGGTTTGCTCCTAAATTGACCAGTGACTTTTTGGATGGAAAAAGTTTTAATAGTATAGGTGCAGCAACTAAGGTCGATTTTGGTGGAGATACCCAAGATGAGATTTACTTTAACGGTGAAGGAAGTCAAATGATAATTTACAATGACAATGGTGTTTCAGGGCCATTTTTTATAAACTAG
- a CDS encoding response regulator transcription factor, whose protein sequence is MTNKITLFVADDHPMLLKGLVDELIAYNYNVIGTATNGASALASIMELHPTIAILDMEMPMLTGLEVIQKYKEQHANTKFIILTSYKEKGFIHKASVLKIMGYIIKDEPFNELHKCIQSVSRGVPFFSRVFNEVLENEITPQLQKIKLLSPSERTIVRLVAQEKSSKEIGELLSISGRTVEKHRANIKVKLALAPQPDALLVWAKEFKEFLFTI, encoded by the coding sequence ATGACGAATAAGATAACCCTGTTTGTAGCAGATGATCATCCCATGCTTTTAAAGGGATTGGTAGATGAATTGATAGCCTACAATTACAATGTCATCGGTACCGCAACCAATGGCGCCAGTGCCTTAGCCAGCATTATGGAGTTACACCCAACAATTGCTATTTTAGATATGGAAATGCCCATGTTGACAGGTCTTGAGGTTATTCAAAAATATAAAGAACAGCACGCTAACACTAAATTCATTATCCTTACCTCCTATAAAGAAAAAGGCTTTATCCATAAAGCTAGCGTACTTAAGATTATGGGCTACATCATTAAGGATGAACCTTTTAATGAGCTTCATAAATGCATTCAAAGTGTAAGCAGGGGCGTACCTTTTTTCAGTAGGGTGTTTAATGAGGTATTGGAAAACGAGATTACCCCCCAGTTGCAAAAGATTAAATTACTCTCGCCATCAGAACGCACGATAGTGCGTTTGGTAGCACAAGAAAAATCATCCAAGGAAATAGGGGAGCTCCTCAGTATTTCTGGCCGAACGGTAGAAAAACACCGTGCCAACATCAAGGTGAAATTAGCATTGGCACCTCAGCCGGACGCACTCCTCGTTTGGGCCAAAGAATTCAAAGAATTTCTTTTTACTATCTAG